From Vitis vinifera cultivar Pinot Noir 40024 chromosome 3, ASM3070453v1, the proteins below share one genomic window:
- the LOC109122309 gene encoding uncharacterized protein LOC109122309 has protein sequence MNIRCRCSGCRFLSGIHLLLEVKKDVIRELGFGGLLQLGCKEVNLDLCFWLIKITNIAYSQLELFGGKKVSLTCHDVGMTMGIPHSGRKLIVEKASVKASQMPSLQDIESMMVGIDDMEEFKQVFLIFACATLLAPTSRLEGSHSLWYTPREQLLGNINWGEYVLEFFIQVIHEHRRKENVWIKGCLMFLQIFYFSISNFPAMYVELTTPRIATWNDFLVKQHIKLELEMLGGFSKVELVSTSAEQDEIEKNKAPAVDDLVDPNENEDFDIILHT, from the exons ATGAACATACGATGTCGTTGTTCTGGCTGTAGATTCCTCTCTGGAATCCATTTGCTCTTAGAAGTGAAGAAGGATGTAATAAGAGAACTTGGTTTTGGTGGGTTATTGCAATTAGGTTGTAAGGAGGTTAAtttagatttatgtttttggttgataaaaatCACAAACATTGCTTATTCCCAACTCGAGTTATTTGGGGGTAAGAAGGTTTCTTTGACATGTCATGATGTTGGGATGACGATGGGCATTCCACATAGTGGAAGAAAGTTAATTGTTGAGAAGGCAAGTGTTAAAGCTAGTCAAATGCCGAGTTTGCAAGATATAGAGTCAATGATGGTTGGCATCGATGATATGGAGGAATTTAAGCAGGTCTTCTTGATTTTCGCTTGTGCAACCTTATTGGCACCCACATCTCGTTTGGAAGGTAGTCACTCGTTATGGTATACACCGCGAGAGCAGTTACTTGGGAACATAAATTGGGGAGAATATgtcttagaattttttattcaagttATACATGAACATAGGAGGAAGGAAAATGTTTGGATTAAAGGGTGTTTGATGTTTCTACAG ATATTCTACTTTTCAATATCTAATTTTCCAGCCATGTATGTGGAACTTACCACTCCTCGCATTGCTACATGGAACGATTTTTTGGTCAAACAACACATCAAGTTGGAGTTAGAAATGCTTGGAGGATTTAGCAAAGTTGAG TTGGTTAGCACATCGGCGGAGCAagatgaaatagaaaaaaataaggctCCTGCAGTTGATGACCTAGTTGACCCAAATGAGAATGAAGACTTTGATATAATCCTTCATACCTAA
- the LOC104878833 gene encoding uncharacterized protein LOC104878833 gives MSIGASLVGFHTSIRPVVAVDGTFLKAKCLGALFIAGCKDGNNQIYPLTFGIGDSENDALCEWFLQKLHDALGHIDDLFVISDRHGSIEKTIHKAFPHARHGVCTYHVGQNLKTKFKNPAIHKLFHDAAHAYRVSKFNFIFGQLEMIDPRAARYLMDIGVDRWARSYSIGKRYNIMTTRIVESLNAVLKNARDLPVLQLVEELRNLLQKWFVTRQQQAMSMSTELTMWADGELRSRYNMSATYLVEPINSKECNVNYAGISAQVNLDTRSCKCRQFDLDHIPCAHAIAACRFYNISCYTLCFKYFTTKTLLSSYSECIHPTGNEIDWVVPNHIRDKVVLPPKDEMPNRKTKESKNSFWWRGQEHISL, from the coding sequence atgtcGATTGGTGCATCTCTTGTTGGGTTTCACACATCAATAAGGCCTGTGGTTGCAGTTGATGGGacatttttgaaagcaaagtgCTTAGGGGCTTTATTTATTGCAGGGTGTAAAGATGGCAACAATCAGATATACCCTTTAACCTTTGGGATTGGTGATTCCGAAAATGATGCCTTATGCGAGTGGTTTTTACAAAAACTACATGATGCACTTGGAcacattgatgatttgtttgtgaTATCAGATCGACATGGTAGCATTGAGAAAACAATACATAAAGCATTTCCCCATGCGAGGCATGGTGTCTGCACTTATCACGTTGgacaaaatttgaagacaaagttCAAGAATCCTGCAATTCATAAGTTGTTCCATGATGCTGCCCATGCTTATCGTgtttcaaagtttaattttatatttgggcaACTAGAGATGATTGACCCAAGAGCAGCAAGATATTTGATGGATATAGGTGTTGATCGATGGGCACGTTCATATTCTATCGgaaaaagatataatatcatGACAACAAGGATCGTTGAAAGCCTTAATGCTGTGTTGAAAAATGCTAGAGATCTTCCAGTTTTGCAATTGGTTGAAGAATTGAGAAacttacttcaaaaatggtttgtgactcGTCAACAACAAGCAATGTCAATGTCAACTGAACTTACCATGTGGGCTGATGGAGAACTTCGTTCTAGGTATAATATGTCAGCAACATATCTAGTGGAACCTATCAACTCCAAGGAGTGTAATGTTAACTATGCTGGCATTAGTGCTCAAGTGAATTTAGACACTCGTTCATGCAAATGTCGACAATTTGATCTTGATCATATTCCATGTGCACATGCTATTGCTGCTTGTAGATTTTACAACATTTCATGTTACACTTTGTGCTTCAAGTATTTTACTACTAAAACATTGTTATCTTCATATTCAGAGTGTATTCATCCAACTGGAAATGAAATAGATTGGGTAGTACCTAATCATATTCGTGACAAAGTTGTGTTACCACCTAAAGACGAGATGCCCAATAGGAAGACCAAGGAAAGTAAGAATTCCTTTTGGTGGAGAGGGCAAGAGCACATCTCGTTGTAG
- the LOC100246123 gene encoding limonoid UDP-glucosyltransferase, protein MGSESKLVHVFLVSFPGQGHVNPLLRLGKRLASKGLLVTFSTPESIGKQMRKASNITDQPTPVGEGLIRFEFFEDEWDENEPKRQDLDLYLPQLELVGKKVLPQMIKKHAEQDRPVSCLINNPFIPWVSDVAADLGIPSAMLWVQSCACFSTYYHYYHGLVPFPSEAEPEIDVQLPCMPLLKYDEVASFLYPTTPYPFLRRAILGQYRNLDKPFCILMDTFQELEPEVIEYMSKICPIKPVGPLYKNPKVPNAAVRGDFMKADDCIEWLDSKRPSSIVYVSFGSVVYLKQDQVDEIAYGLLNSGLQFLWVMKPPHKDAGLELLVLPEGFLEKAGDKGKVVQWSPQEQVLAHPSVACFVTHCGWNSSMEALSSGMPVVAFPQWGDQVTDAKYLVDEFKIGVRMCRGEAENKLITRDEVEKCLIEATTGPKAAELKQNAMKWKKAAEQAVAEGGSSERNLQGFVDEVRRRSIEIIYKTKI, encoded by the coding sequence ATGGGATCTGAATCAAAGCTAGTTCATGTGTTTTTGGTTTCCTTCCCTGGACAAGGGCATGTCAACCCTTTGCTCAGGCTGGGGAAGCGTCTGGCTTCAAAGGGCTTGCTTGTTACCTTCTCCACTCCAGAGAGTATCGGGAAGCAGATGAGGAAAGCCAGTAACATTACTGACCAGCCGACACCGGTAGGAGAAGGTCTGATCAGGTTCGAGTTTTTCGAAGATGAGTGGGACGAGAACGAGCCCAAGCGCCAAGATTTGGACCTTTACTTGCCCCAGCTGGAGCTCGTGGGCAAAAAGGTTCTTCCTCAGATGATCAAAAAACACGCAGAGCAGGATCGACCTGTCTCCTGCCTCATCAACAACCCATTTATTCCATGGGTTTCTGATGTAGCAGCTGATCTTGGAATCCCCAGTGCCATGCTTTGGGTTCAATCTTGCGCTTGCTTTTCTACGTATTACCACTACTACCATGGCTTAGTCCCTTTTCCCTCCGAAGCTGAGCCTGAAATCGATGTTCAATTGCCATGTATGCCTCTCTTGAAGTATGATGAAGTCGCTAGCTTCTTGTACCCGACCACTCCCTACCCATTCCTGAGGAGAGCTATCTTAGGCCAGTACAGGAACCTGGACAAGCCCTTCTGTATATTGATGGACACGTTCCAAGAACTGGAACCCGAAGTCATCGAATACATGTCCAAGATCTGCCCGATCAAGCCTGTAGGACCTTTATACAAGAACCCTAAAGTGCCAAACGCCGCTGTCCGTGGCGACTTCATGAAGGCCGACGACTGCATCGAGTGGCTCGACTCCAAGCGTCCCTCCTCCATCGTCTACGTCTCTTTTGGAAGCGTCGTGTACCTGAAACAAGACCAAGTCGACGAGATCGCTTATGGGCTCTTAAACTCCGGCCTGCAATTCTTATGGGTGATGAAACCGCCGCACAAAGACGCCGGCCTGGAACTCCTAGTTCTTCCAGAAGGGTTCTTGGAAAAGGCCGGTGACAAAGGCAAGGTGGTGCAATGGAGCCCGCAAGAGCAAGTCTTAGCTCACCCCTCCGTTGCCTGTTTCGTTACCCACTGTGGATGGAACTCGTCCATGGAGGCTCTCAGCTCCGGCATGCCGGTGGTGGCGTTCCCACAGTGGGGAGATCAAGTCACCGACGCCAAGTACTTGGTGGACGAATTCAAAATTGGAGTGAGAATGTGCAGAGGCGAGGCCGAAAACAAGCTCATCACCCGGGACGAGGTGGAGAAGTGTTTGATCGAGGCCACCACCGGACCAAAGGCAGCGGAGTTGAAGCAAAACGCCATGAAGTGGAAGAAGGCGGCAGAGCAGGCGGTGGCGGAGGGCGGTTCCTCCGAACGGAATCTACAGGGTTTTGTCGACGAGGTTCGGAGAAGGAGCATTGAAATcatttacaaaacaaaaatttaa